From a single Miscanthus floridulus cultivar M001 chromosome 8, ASM1932011v1, whole genome shotgun sequence genomic region:
- the LOC136474871 gene encoding 2,3-bisphosphoglycerate-dependent phosphoglycerate mutase 1-like produces MATSTTQHVLSSIKLLPTGCFHPDKRNSCVLSNSVGRRCPSARNLGLVCASNTKSSVIEPVQLPGSPKSGVTPKKSGESTLILIRHGESLWNEKNLFTGCVDVPLTPKGVDEAIEAGKRICNIPVDVIYTSSLIRAQMTAMLAMMQHRRKKVPIIVHNESEQAHKWSQIYSEETKKQSTPVITAWQLNERMYGELQGLNKQETADRFGKEQVHEWRRSYNIPPPNGESLEMCAERAVAYFKDQIMPKLVAGKHVMIAAHGNSLRSIIMHLDKLTSQEVISLELSTGIPMLYIFKEGKFIRRGSPAGPSEAGVYAYTKNLAQYRQKLDGMVQ; encoded by the exons ATGGCCACTTCCACAACTCAGCATGTGCTTTCTTCCATCAAATTGCTGCCCACAGGCTGCTTCCATCCTGATAAGAGAAATAGCTGTGTGCTTTCTAATTCAGTAGGGCGTCGCTGCCCCAGTGCCCGTAATTTGGGTTTAGTCTGTGCTTCAAACACCAAATCTTCAGTGATTGAGCCGGTTCAGCTACCGGGGAGCCCTAAAAGTGGCGTAACTCCAAAGAAATCAG GTGAAAGCACACTCATTCTGATACGGCATGGAGAATCGTTGTGGAATGAGAAGAATCTGTTTACTGGATGTGTCGATGTTCCCCTGACCCCTAAGGGTGTTGACGAGGCAATTGAGGCAGGAAAAAGGATATGCAACATCCCAGTTGATGTAATATACACTTCGTCGCTGATTCGGGCTCAGATGACCGCTATGCTTGCCATGATGCAGCATCGTCGTAAgaag GTTCCAATCATTGTGCACAATGAGAGTGAACAAGCTCACAAGTGGAGTCAGATATACAGTGAAGAAACAAAGAAGCAGTCCACTCCTGTCATAACAGCTTGGCAATTGAATGAACGAAT GTATGGTGAGCTTCAAGGCCTTAACAAGCAAGAAACCGCTGATCGATTTGGTAAAGAGCAAGTTCATGAATGGCGTCGCAGTTATAATATTCCTCCCCCAAATGGAGAGAGCCTTGAGATGTGTGCAGAGAGAGCAGTTGCTTATTTCAAAGACCAA ATTATGCCTAAACTTGTGGCTGGAAAGCATGTAATGATTGCTGCCCATGGGAATTCACTTCGTTCGATTATAATGCATTTGGACAAGTTGACTTCTCAAGAG GTTATCAGCCTTGAGTTGTCTACTGGCATTCCTATGCTGTATATATTTAAGGAAGGGAAATTTATCAGGCGAGGAAGTCCCGCAGGACCTTCTGAAGCAGGTGTCTATGCTTATACCAAG AATTTGGCTCAGTACAGACAGAAGCTTGATGGCATGGTTCAGTAG